The sequence below is a genomic window from Cucumis melo cultivar AY chromosome 5, USDA_Cmelo_AY_1.0, whole genome shotgun sequence.
caagtttaggaagtgccacaagatatatatagatatataaaaaagTTGTTTCACAATGGTTTAATATAActcaacgatcgtttaaaaacaactaaacgatcgtttaacaacaACTAAACCATCATTTAACAACAActcaacgatcgtttaacaacaactcaatgatcgtttaacaacaactcaacaatcatttaaaataactcaacgatcgtttaaaataactaaacgatcgtttaattttaaatgtatgcataagttttgaagtaagaagtaagaagtcacatacctgtaatgcatgcagAAATTCATTGATAGTGTATTCTTTTGTCttagttgatttcttctttcccttggcatattgcttgtccaaggctcttttcaaggcacttagcATGCGTCCAAAAATAATCCCgtcccaatcataattattaaatgtattcaaTCATCAACAATCTTAAAAAAACCAATGTcaactttggttcgcctatcttttcctaacaaagatagctctataaagtagactaaagctaatttcacaatatcatcatcactctcgtattccaaaaatatatcctctaagtcgcttacaaaaatacactccttgtctttgaaaaacttctgcAATAATCTACTATTCCCAACCAATTGAATAGACTCCTCTTTAGAACCCCATAGACCcgttatgatgttaaactctctcctaccgaaagtacaaacaacgccccctagtaagaaacttatataatcctttccttcatcttccacctcccttaacaataagtagtggatgagtggcccattaaagacaatatttaggttcaaaaagtgcccaaactttgttttcctaaataagattaattgatcgggtttgagtttggccttaatatcatgtgttgtcttttctaaatgagacaaacaacttattaaggcataaaaatgatgggaaggattaatcttgtacaagggtccatcggtcgatgtcgatgtcataattgaagcctgaacaaaaatgaacgaattcagagttaaagaagggatccaaagaaaaaggagcaaaatgccaactatatttaacttcaattcatttcactacccatttaactttctaagaacctaaaccaaactttgactaaactaattttcagcaaataagtcgattccaaaaaAGTCTAAACCAAACGGATGAAACTcacaacaaatacctaaactaaacatttacagcaaatatattgaaaatgggttagagataaaactcactgaaataagagaaaatgctcaaagttgattgaatggttcgaaaaggagaagcgacgaaatgcactggaggaccgacgaaCAATCGGAGTATCTTCAAAGAGCAGAGCGAGAAATTTTAAAAGCCAACAaaaggagattttttttttttacttcaggtgttctacgtgaaagagaagggaaagcgaatgtgggaagagggaaaggaaaagagggagagaaatttaatgaagggcatttttgttcATTCACAcataaattgtcctaaaactcttcgTTTTAAAAAGttatcccaaaagtcatttaaccctcttttttaacctatttttgtcaattttccaataataaataataacagcaaaaccaaatttgaaaatgatgttgataaagaaaaaaaattaaatatttaaacatTGATCGACAAAATATGATGTAATTAgtgatatattttaaaaaagtaaatccGAAAACgatatatttttagtttaaattactacaaaattaaaatataaaagagaATATTAAAATGTTATAGATGTTCCGAAATGGTTTTAAAATATAGTTATGGAATATTACTAAAATTTAGGATATTTAAGAAATATTTGTTATATAGTAGGCTAATTTGTTAAATGattctaaaatatatttaataagtcGTTTGAACTTTTAGATTTGGGCTTAAAGATTCTTTAattttcaacttctttcttttcttattggCTCAATATAAGCGAAAGGATACCCTcttcttttataattatattttatatacatATTACATAAACTTTTAACTAACAATCATGTATAAACTTTTAAAACTGTGTTTGAGATGCCTTTGTAAAAGTATATACAATCTTAAACAAATTACTTTTTTCATAAGAAATTTAATAAGACTTAATAATGACTCGTTTAATAGtcgtttatctttttaaaatttaagcttataaacattatttcacactatcttttttaaaatttaagattataaacattatttcaCACTTAGTATTTGTTAGGGCGTTACATTCACATAGACATTTTCAAAAGTTATGCCACAATTTGAAatcataaaaaatttattattttcttcatAAAATAATTGTGTGGACCAATATGTTTGAATAACTATTCTGAAAGAAGAACTGAAACAATTGAATACACTAGATGTAAGGACTATTCTTCTTCTCCTTAGTTTTTGGACTCCCATACTCTATGTTGTAGTGTAACTTGTCCTTTTTCCTattgtttcttgtttttattttgaaaattttgtattAGTATGGTAATATATATTCCAGTTTATATAgcattaatattttatttaggTTGCATTGAGTTCTAATAAGATGAAATTTCATCCTCTCTGAAAATTAGGCTGACCCCGAGATCCCTAATATACATCATCTTAAATTCGTGCAATGGTTAACAACATCAGACTTATTGATGGAACTAATGAGTCAAGGTTCATCTGGATGCTTTAAAATGAGAAAAATACAAAAGAGATTTTAAGTATTCATTATATAGAGGAATGGAGCAGTTAAGTATTCATTATATACCTTCTACATTGTATCACCACCAATGATCGAAATGATGCATTTAGGTCATATTTTAAGAAACATTCAAAACCACTTAGCATTCTCTGCAGTTCAATCACAGCCAAAGATATTCCAAATCCATTTACACAAAAAGCACACACCAAAAATAGCAAGAAGTGATACAGATTTGCTAGTTTCTTTTAGAACACATTTCATTGTTAGTTTTCAGAAAGTAGCAGGTTTTCTGAGAAGACGAAACTGCGGCTTACACCAAGGATATTAGCTATCTTCATGACTACAGATTGCAATGTTGCTGTTGTCGGATCGACGACGGAGGGCAGAGATGGCACACACCTCGGAACATATTCCTTCTTACCCAAGGTTGGCACGTAGAGTGTTAACACAGTACGACAGAATATAAATCTGGAAAGACAGAAGATAGCATCAAAAAAGAATAATGTCTAAAGTCAGATCAAGAATCCTCTTgagatcaaaatatcaagaTCAGTTATAAGGAATCCCTAGTTCAAGCATGATGTTAACAGCTCTAATCTCGTAGGACCATGTGCAGCTATTAAAAATCTTTTCGGTCAACTTTTTATGGAAGAACTAAAAGAGAAAAGGTACTGACTTGTTAGCCTGATTATAAGTTCTAGTTGGCTATAGCCTACAGAAATCAGGCAACCCACCACTTTTGAACATCTTCTTAGCTCTTCCTTTTACCCCAtatattctccatttactttcATATTCTTTGCATGCCTTGCCACTTTATTTTTCTCCTTCATATGTAAATTACATGCATCTTTAACACTCAATGCACATTGGATTTTTATCCCCAACTGAACTTTCTTCAATCCAAAATTGGCAGGCACAGAACtatcaaaatattatttttggGCTAAAGATAGTGGGATAACTGTTCACAACTTGTGAGCTATGATATAATGATAGCCATGaagaaaaaaggaaatcaaaatcCTCCAAACCCTACTAATTCTAAAGTTAAGACAGACAAACAAATTGGATTGGAAATCAAACAATTTATCTTGTTTAGTCAAGCAGTTCATTACATGTCTCTACTATCCACTGTGATCGTCGATGGTATAGCTTTCACACTCAGGGTATGCTGAGAATTTAGGAAAAAACAAACCGGTAGATCTTACCTCAAGAGAAGTCTCCTTATGAATGGATCATTCAAAATCTGTGCCCAAACTTGGTCAAGGCTCTCTGATGTCACCAATAACTGCCCCCACTCACTTAATGACGAGGATAGCACGTTCTCAGCTTTACTAAATGTATCCTAAACCATTtctttttgtaaattttttgaaataaaCTGTCAATTATCAAGCATATAACATGACGAGATTTAACCATACCATTTCAACATCAGAACCTGAGATACCGAGCAATAGACAGAAAGCATGCAGAGGGGCGGTGAGAAAGAGGGTGAAAAGGCTTCCATGACGGGAATAATCGGTAGCAACAGCATGACTAGTAGCAGAGGGAGATAACAGCATTGCAGCTGGCTCTCCCTTTTCTGCTCCATGAATAGTCTGAGCAGATTTATAGAAATTATTTACTTCAGTATAAGAACAGAGCAGTATGCATATCATTAAATAATGGGACTAGTGAAGAAAATGGAAGATGACCTTTTCCTCCAAGTCGTATTTAGAAACCTCAAACAGGAATTTCATTCTAAAGCCAAGGCATAAAATAGGAAAATCTAAAAAGAATGACCTCAAGGTTGATATACTGACCTCAAATGCTTCGCTGCCATCACTATCAATAACTAAAAGAAATGGTCTTCTAGTAAATGGAACCAAATCGCTTGGATATATGCAGCTTAATCCTGAAGAGGACTATGAACTATAAGAAGAAAACTACTCTTCACCAATTAGAGAATTTAATTTGGAAGTTGAGGTTTTATACGGACGGAAAAGCTTCGAATCCTTTAACTAAACATGTATTCAGATTCACAGTAAAACTGAAAGAAACAGCCTTCCTGTAAACAAAATTTAAGTGAATAGGATTTATGCACCTTAACCAGTTAATGAATTATAAGCCACCAAAGTAAGCAATTCATTTCCAATTACAGTGGATGTATAAAATGTAGTATAATAGTATTAAATGGAAAGataaactaaagaaaaaaaaaatgaagttagAGACCTAATCACGTAATTCTTGCACTTGAATTTTAATTATTAGTTGCCACCACATTCTTGCAGGTGTGTTAGAAACAGTGTTGAAGTTAGCTAACTTATATGGTAGTTTGACCATCTCTAAAACGAAGGCACTTTGTCTCTTGAAGCAAGACCATCTATTTAATGAACAAAGATATCATTTGACTATCTTTGGTGGTCGTCCTATCCTGCATAAAAACTTATCCCTAGCATATATTATCAACAATATAACAAGAAGAAATGCAAGTTATAGATGTGGGGAGAAAGGTACAAAAAGACTAGCTCTACTAGTCAAAGGACGAAATATACATCTACCCATTATGATTTGATATTCAATCCCCAATATAAGAAAAGAGACGGATATCATGAAAAACTCAGTTCTGGAAGCTCTAAAATGCCAGGAGCCTGTCAGGCACACTGCACACTCTATGTAATCCTCAAAAGGGTAAATGTCTCTCTTTGAGTTTGCACATGCACTGTAAAACTGATGAGTTCTAGTCTTATCTATAAGTAATAGCAGTAATTATCCATAAAAGCTAAAAATGAAATCCACATCACCGTGTTGGCCAACCACCTTGTTGCTCACGAACACATAATTCAAAAGAGCAAATATAGACAATGCCAAATTACTGTACCCTCACTGATTCAAAATTCAATCTAGGGACCAATGGAAAGATCTTCAGAGTTACATCAAGTAAACTAGATGTCCCTTTTTCCTTACAGGTGAGTAAGATCCAAAAAGACTTAGTTGGCCACTTTTCTTTTTGATAAGAAGTTGGCCACatctaaacaaaataaattcgGTATTGCATCTTCATTTTGAAGCAGTTATAAAAAGGGTATTGGTATTGCCCTCCAATTTGCAGAAACAAGCTTCAGATCCAAAAGTTGGAAATCCAAAAATGAAACACATTTAGATTGATGAGACAGTAAAATACCTCCTTTTCCACGAGTGCCAAATGATAAGCAACGACTTTGGAGACCTTTATAACCTCCTTCAACCTGACTGCAAGGAGACTTGGTTTTATCAATATCCTCCGCATTGTTGATAGACTCACAGCCTAGATCAGTGCCAGCTGGGGAAGATAAAAAATTATTTCCACTGCCTGAAGAAGTTTGATATTAAGGGAATTGCAGTTCTCAGAGTGAAgagtaaaaaataataaaagaaggaatTTAAAATAGATCATTAACCTGCAGCTGACAAATATATCAAGAGAACCCCATCACTTGCCATCTCCTCACAAATTGTAGCTAGAACCTGCAAAGTAAATCTCACATACTTGAAATTATTACGAATTAGTATTCCCAAGTAGATACTTTCAGAAACATGCCATGGTCAACAGTCAATACTTGAATACGTCAATATAACAAATGGAACAATGGGTTTCAGGTGTATAGAGAGTATGCTTATCATACTAACTGCTAAAAAATGTGTCACTGAAGGACGGTATAAAATTGACTTCCGAGGATTGGATGGGAGAGTAGGATCAACTATATCCTGTGAGAAGTTACTGCGGCTTGGCCCAGTACCACCATTCTGCCCACTTCTATTATTTGGTCGATAAAATGAGCCACTGGGCTCCCACTCCAGGCTCTGGATCATCCTGAAAGTGTCTAGCGTGAGCTCAGAAAACTTGACCTGAGCATGGACCAGAGAAGGAAAAATGGAtcatcaaaaagaaaaaaaaaaagtaaagattATGTTGAATTTGTTTGAAATGACTTCATTGAGACACTTCAATGAAAAAAACATATTAAATGCTCTTTTAAGCCAATAGGAAGGTCTCAATACCTAACCTCATTATGATTGTAGCTACTCAGAATAGCATCCTGTAACCTCAAGCATCTTGTTGTAACCGTTGAAGGAACAGGTGTTAGAGAATCTGGATGAGGCTCTAACACAACACTATATCTGAAAGGCCTGATATTCATAAAGGCTGTGTCTGctttcaaaaatttcattatttCCTGAACTACCAGCTTCCATTCTCTAAAGTCCGTTTCCTAGAACAGCAGCCCAGATTCATTATTCGCTTATACCAAGATCCAAATGATAAATCAGCAGCCATTGATGAATTTGAGCTAAATGAATTTACAAAGAGATCAGAAATATAAGCATTCcccaatcaaatctaaatgacaaattttttttatcatgacTGAAATATATGCATATGCATCTGGTTAAGAAAGCAAATACAAGAAACACGGAAAAATGTATCTGCCCAGAAGAAAAGCAAACACCAGAAGTGTGAAAAGTTGTAAAAACGGGGAtaaaagaaaaaccacaaaCTGCGTAAAAAGAATATCTACGTGTGTTAAACAggcatctattttttttttctccttttattttctttaataaaaaaatatgacTTTCATTgtgaaagaaaggaaagaatacatatacatacaaaaaGTGGAAAGAATACATAgacatacaaaaagaaaaaaaaaaaacccacaaaaAGAGCTGAACTACAAGAAATGGCGTCAAACTACAAGAAAGGGGTCTAGTTAAGAGAAATAAGACCTAGCTAACTACCAATAGTGTATTGAAACTTACAATATATTATCACTTCAAACAATTAACTCCACAGATAAAAGTTTACAATCTCACAAAGATAAATAACTTATATCCGGAGTCTAAAATTTGTGATGAATTTCAAACATTCAAAGAAAATTCAATTACTCTCATACAAAGATCCAGTTTCATGTAATATTACTATAGTTTCTTACTTCTGGGTTATGTTGTACTACGTATGGTGCATTAGCGAATTCAGACCTCAAAGAACGATTGGTGAAgctaaaacaataaacaatcAACTCAATTCTAATCCATTGGTCCAACATTAACATTTTTCTCACAAAGTCATACTCATAAGTCATAACCAAAAAACTTAAAGTGAGATAAGAAAATCACCTGGAATGTTCTCTTACACTCATCGAGCAACATTTTGAGCTGATTAACCAACTGATGCACCATTTCTCTTCGATTCAAAACCAGGCACACCATCAGAAATCTGGACAGGAATCTCAACTGCTTGTTCGCAAGACTGACATCTTGAAACAATCCATCCTTGAAGTACTCTCGAGTCATTATTGCTTCATAAAATACATAAGACTCAGACAAATAGCTCGCCTCACTGGTCCTCATGTATTGCCCAAAGTAAAGCTGAGCAATTCGTGAAGCAATCTCGCCAATCTCCCATCTCTTTAGCCCTACCTCCACCAACTTCTGACGATTCTCTTGCTGAAACTTCcataactgtgtgtacactttGAACGCCTTGTGGAAATACGCATCGTAGCTGAAACCGTTTAGAGCCAAATTGCCCAAAATTCTTAATTCAATCTTAGGAGAACGGAAATAAATATCGACCAGAGATTTAGAAATGAGATTATTCAATTcttcaatatttaaaaaacgAATAACCCTATGAAACTCTTTTCAAATTACAACTAATTCTTAAAcatatttgaaaaaatttaCAGCATCACGTAAACGTAATCAAAGAGTTATCATTCCCCCTATAATATTTGATCGATTTCTCACATAATTTATCCAATAAACCAAACAATCGACACTGAAAAGATCCAGTTGAAGAGCGGAAAATACCTATTGCGCTCGTAATAAGGCAGGTCCCTGATTTTGGAGAACTTCCGGTCAGCTTTGTCAACAAGAGACCAGTAGGCTTCGCTCACTGGAATGCTACTGTTGCTGGTGCTGCTATTGGCCGGATTTCCCGGCTGCGACATCTTCGCCGAGCTCGGAGTTTGGGTATATAGTTTCAGCCAAAAATTCCGTGTTTGTTCTCAAGGAAAAGCGATTAGTCACTAAAGAACAGAGAGGTACGTGATTTTAAGCTGTGCCTCCGGCGGCGGGTGGTCGGAGCTGGTGGAGGGATAATCGGAAGGAATTAAAACCGGCAAATTCCGGGTTATTGAATATTCGGATTCAGAGTAGACGCATGTACCGGAAACCGGAAGGACCGAAGGCAGGAGAAATTTCCTTCCCGGTTTGTTTTATGAACACAAagtaaattatatttttgtaagGATGACATACTCCGAACTTGGGAATCATAGTAGAgagcttttctttttcctttttcctttttcggCCCAAATAAAAGGTAGTATGGGcttttcttctttgttcttcaaATTTTAGCAAACAGAGCAtcgtttgtttcttttttcccttgATCAAAATTTGTATCTAATGAAGAAGAAGCTAGAAAGAAGGATAGACGATAGGGAAAgaatatgaacaaataaaaaaattatagttgCGTCTAATGAGAAACTAGAAAAAGGAGCTAGAGCTAGAACGAGaagttaaaatgaaaaaatatcaAAGAAACATTATCCGATGATTGATAAAAAACTAGAAAAAGGAGCTAGAAGGagaagttagaaagagaaaCTAGAACAAGAAGCTAGAATAAGAAACTTGTAGGCTGGAAAACTAAAAAAGGAGCTGCAAGCTAGAAAGAAAAGCTAGTACGAGAAGCGAGAACTCGTTTTAGaaattcatgttcaagcaaATTTTGAAATTCTTTTGTCACTCACACACATGCTTGTGGGTAGCTTTCTAGTCAAATAAGAAATCACACTCGACAATTTATGCATATTTGAAATCATTTAAATGCATTTAGTCACTCATAGTCTTGGCTAGGTTCTCCGGTTGTATACTTGACCTATCTCCTCTTAACCTGCCAAAATAAACCATAACCAGGTATTAAAACCCTAACTTTTTCTAGTTCTTCTATGACGTATATTATGACATACAAAGGATGTCATACCTAAATTCCATCTTTAAGAACAAATACAATTTTTGCCTAAAATTTTAGATTCACAGTCCTAACTTCAAAAGCTCGTTTCTTTCTTAATACTTAACCAATTTGAGTGAATTTTATGTCAAACCCTTCATTTTCAAGTCTTCTACAACTTACCAAAAGACGTGAAGACCTAATTCTCAAAAAATTTACCCAAATTGCTTCTGAAATAGAAGCTACTCAAATTCCCAATTCTAGAAATCCTTCAactttttttccaaataaaagcCACGAAACTCccactttcttcctttttctcttcgtttcttttttgaatatttcccaaaaacaaaatataattacCAAAATTTTCTTTACCTTCTTCCTATAACTTCACTTACAAGCTTGCCTCGACTATTCTCTACACAAAATCTATAAACTTTACCCCAAATGATttattttgaacaaaaaatCAAAGGAAAGTCTCATGTTTACACCAACTTTGAGGTAAATTTGTTCTAATTATgggtaaaaggtttacataggttaattttattaattttcgcTGGAAATGAGGTTTTTGGGTTTTCGAAGTGTCATCATAAAGATAGTCGAAATCTGGAATTTTTTTTAGGCTAAAGTTTGAAGATGACCTTTTGAAAAAGTTAAGAGATAATCAatctttagttaattctaaagtaattaACTGTTGTAATAACTAGAGGGATAGCGGAAGTAAATAACACGCAAAGCTTTGGTAACTCAGTTTGGTGAATACCACCTACGTCTGAAGAGCTTTACATAGCTCAgctgagtaatattattaa
It includes:
- the LOC103496910 gene encoding uncharacterized protein LOC103496910 isoform X2, with the translated sequence MSQPGNPANSSTSNSSIPVSEAYWSLVDKADRKFSKIRDLPYYERNSYDAYFHKAFKVYTQLWKFQQENRQKLVEVGLKRWEIGEIASRIAQLYFGQYMRTSEASYLSESYVFYEAIMTREYFKDGLFQDVSLANKQLRFLSRFLMVCLVLNRREMVHQLVNQLKMLLDECKRTFQETDFREWKLVVQEIMKFLKADTAFMNIRPFRYSVVLEPHPDSLTPVPSTVTTRCLRLQDAILSSYNHNEVKFSELTLDTFRMIQSLEWEPSGSFYRPNNRSGQNGGTGPSRSNFSQDIVDPTLPSNPRKSILYRPSVTHFLAVLATICEEMASDGVLLIYLSAAAGTDLGCESINNAEDIDKTKSPCSQVEGGYKGLQSRCLSFGTRGKGGLSCIYPSDLVPFTRRPFLLVIDSDGSEAFETIHGAEKGEPAAMLLSPSATSHAVATDYSRHGSLFTLFLTAPLHAFCLLLGISGSDVEMDTFSKAENVLSSSLSEWGQLLVTSESLDQVWAQILNDPFIRRLLLRFIFCRTVLTLYVPTLGKKEYVPRCVPSLPSVVDPTTATLQSVVMKIANILGVSRSFVFSENLLLSEN
- the LOC103496910 gene encoding uncharacterized protein LOC103496910 isoform X1; its protein translation is MSQPGNPANSSTSNSSIPVSEAYWSLVDKADRKFSKIRDLPYYERNSYDAYFHKAFKVYTQLWKFQQENRQKLVEVGLKRWEIGEIASRIAQLYFGQYMRTSEASYLSESYVFYEAIMTREYFKDGLFQDVSLANKQLRFLSRFLMVCLVLNRREMVHQLVNQLKMLLDECKRTFQETDFREWKLVVQEIMKFLKADTAFMNIRPFRYSVVLEPHPDSLTPVPSTVTTRCLRLQDAILSSYNHNEVKFSELTLDTFRMIQSLEWEPSGSFYRPNNRSGQNGGTGPSRSNFSQDIVDPTLPSNPRKSILYRPSVTHFLAVLATICEEMASDGVLLIYLSAAGSGNNFLSSPAGTDLGCESINNAEDIDKTKSPCSQVEGGYKGLQSRCLSFGTRGKGGLSCIYPSDLVPFTRRPFLLVIDSDGSEAFETIHGAEKGEPAAMLLSPSATSHAVATDYSRHGSLFTLFLTAPLHAFCLLLGISGSDVEMDTFSKAENVLSSSLSEWGQLLVTSESLDQVWAQILNDPFIRRLLLRFIFCRTVLTLYVPTLGKKEYVPRCVPSLPSVVDPTTATLQSVVMKIANILGVSRSFVFSENLLLSEN